The proteins below come from a single Gimesia chilikensis genomic window:
- a CDS encoding thioredoxin family protein: MKRLPQKLQWAVVGFSLVVVVGICIELLKSDSKASNAESVAEEIKWHQDLETAHQAAMKSNKPVFIVFDASWCTYCRKLEKDTLSDPRMARYLNQAFEPVHLDFDKDREIADTLKVKSIPCTVVLSAEADLLARQVGYSKVPRYHAMLEKARKLQAVIRHIEYSK, from the coding sequence ATGAAACGACTTCCCCAGAAGCTCCAGTGGGCCGTTGTTGGCTTTTCACTTGTCGTCGTGGTTGGCATCTGTATCGAGCTCTTGAAATCCGATTCAAAAGCCTCGAACGCGGAATCAGTCGCGGAAGAGATCAAGTGGCACCAGGACCTGGAAACGGCTCACCAGGCCGCGATGAAAAGTAACAAGCCGGTATTCATCGTATTTGATGCCAGCTGGTGTACTTACTGCCGGAAACTGGAGAAAGATACCCTCTCCGATCCACGGATGGCCCGCTACCTGAATCAGGCATTCGAGCCTGTACACCTCGATTTCGACAAAGATCGGGAAATCGCCGACACTCTGAAGGTGAAATCGATCCCCTGTACAGTCGTCCTGAGTGCGGAAGCAGACCTGCTGGCGCGTCAGGTGGGATATTCCAAAGTTCCCCGCTATCACGCGATGCTGGAAAAAGCCCGCAAATTGCAGGCTGTGATTCGCCACATCGAGTACTCAAAATAA
- a CDS encoding Trm112 family protein, which produces MAFDPQRLQDIIACPKTKARLVCDGDFLVSVDPATRLKYPIRDGIPVMLVDEAEEVSPEEWAAIMQRHERNPETGEAVS; this is translated from the coding sequence ATGGCCTTTGATCCACAACGTTTACAGGACATCATTGCCTGCCCCAAAACCAAAGCCAGGCTGGTCTGCGACGGTGACTTTCTGGTCTCCGTCGATCCGGCGACGCGACTCAAGTATCCCATTCGCGACGGAATCCCGGTGATGCTCGTGGACGAGGCAGAGGAAGTGTCCCCGGAAGAATGGGCGGCCATCATGCAGCGACACGAACGAAATCCGGAAACGGGAGAAGCGGTCTCCTGA
- a CDS encoding DUF1559 domain-containing protein, which translates to MKVQPHRPRGFTLIELLVVIAIIAILIALLLPAVQQAREAARRTSCKNNLKQLGLGLHNYHDTHGCYPPGYIYRPGASGNQLGFGWVAMILPMIDQANLYNEFNFNLPIFDAANLTAREKQIPGLLCPSDSVSENNFVEMGSSAERYAMGCYVANFGPPDLDATQEKRAGMFSRNSSTRARDIIDGMSNTLCVGERQNGAFRNGASHGNHFEYETTWAGAVRDISDPTDDHGHMVLFQSGHVPNSPQSDDRDVSAPHIGFAQFLLGDGSVRLIGSSIDFGVYTGLSTISGGEVIGEY; encoded by the coding sequence ATGAAAGTCCAACCGCATCGCCCCAGAGGGTTCACACTGATTGAACTCCTGGTGGTCATTGCCATTATTGCGATTCTGATCGCCCTGCTCCTGCCTGCCGTTCAGCAGGCGCGGGAAGCAGCGCGCAGAACGTCCTGTAAAAATAACCTGAAGCAGCTGGGCCTGGGGCTACATAACTACCATGACACGCATGGCTGTTATCCTCCCGGTTATATTTACCGGCCCGGCGCTTCCGGAAATCAACTGGGTTTCGGCTGGGTGGCGATGATCCTGCCGATGATCGATCAGGCCAACTTGTATAACGAGTTCAATTTCAACCTGCCGATCTTCGACGCCGCCAACCTGACGGCGCGGGAAAAACAGATCCCGGGCCTGCTCTGTCCTTCAGACTCCGTTTCCGAAAATAATTTCGTGGAGATGGGAAGCTCTGCGGAACGTTACGCGATGGGCTGCTATGTCGCCAACTTCGGTCCGCCGGATCTGGATGCGACCCAGGAGAAACGAGCGGGAATGTTCAGCCGCAACAGTTCCACTCGCGCACGTGACATCATTGATGGCATGTCGAATACGCTCTGCGTGGGAGAACGCCAGAATGGTGCCTTCCGCAATGGGGCGTCGCACGGGAACCATTTCGAGTACGAAACGACCTGGGCTGGTGCCGTGCGTGATATCTCTGATCCGACGGACGACCATGGTCACATGGTGCTCTTCCAGTCGGGACATGTGCCCAATTCACCTCAGAGTGATGACCGGGATGTCTCGGCACCCCACATCGGCTTCGCCCAGTTCCTGCTGGGTGACGGTTCCGTGCGGCTCATTGGTTCCAGCATCGACTTCGGTGTTTATACAGGGCTGAGTACGATCTCAGGAGGCGAAGTGATCGGCGAGTATTAA
- a CDS encoding sugar phosphate isomerase/epimerase family protein, with protein sequence MSDNPSVILSAFADEAANHKTAVEQMVALSALGLKYYSPRFIDVNGDGNVKHVVDLNKAEYKQLLKLHDEYGMNVTSIGARVGKIKLVDKEDGSHNVFVPFKEYLKKEVANTINAATTLGTKLIRGFSFYPPKGEDPKPYMNQAVDQIGEIVDLCAKEGLVYGLEIEPNLIGETGPLLAELARKVKRPNMVTIYDGGNIAAQNKDAMQCLSEFHDMSKSMGWLHIKDYAVDPDLEWTGVVDEERLKNFVPANVGDAGHEFILRELRDMLPKMDKKMKKLGVPGVFLEVEPHLKGGGQFGGFSGPDGIGVAVRALCSVLDYVGIDYELRGFKDIQELRGF encoded by the coding sequence ATGTCAGATAATCCAAGTGTCATTTTAAGTGCCTTTGCTGATGAAGCCGCCAATCATAAAACCGCTGTTGAACAGATGGTGGCACTCTCCGCGCTGGGATTGAAATACTACAGCCCCCGCTTTATCGATGTGAACGGGGATGGGAACGTCAAGCATGTCGTCGATCTGAACAAAGCCGAATACAAGCAGTTGCTCAAGCTGCACGATGAGTACGGCATGAACGTCACCAGCATCGGTGCCCGCGTTGGTAAGATCAAACTGGTCGACAAAGAAGATGGTTCACACAACGTCTTCGTCCCCTTCAAGGAATACCTCAAGAAAGAAGTCGCCAACACGATCAACGCTGCGACCACCCTCGGTACCAAGCTGATCCGCGGTTTCTCCTTCTACCCGCCTAAGGGTGAAGATCCCAAGCCTTACATGAACCAGGCCGTTGATCAGATCGGGGAAATCGTCGATCTGTGTGCCAAGGAAGGTCTCGTGTACGGTCTCGAAATCGAGCCCAACCTGATCGGGGAAACCGGACCACTGCTGGCCGAACTGGCCCGCAAAGTCAAACGCCCCAACATGGTCACCATTTATGATGGCGGAAACATCGCCGCTCAGAACAAAGACGCGATGCAGTGTCTGAGCGAGTTCCACGACATGAGCAAATCCATGGGCTGGCTGCACATCAAAGATTACGCCGTCGATCCCGATCTGGAATGGACGGGTGTCGTTGATGAAGAGCGTCTGAAAAACTTCGTTCCCGCCAACGTGGGTGATGCCGGTCATGAATTCATCTTGCGGGAACTCCGCGACATGCTCCCCAAGATGGACAAGAAGATGAAAAAACTGGGCGTACCCGGCGTCTTCCTGGAAGTCGAGCCGCACCTCAAAGGGGGCGGACAGTTCGGCGGATTCAGTGGCCCCGATGGAATCGGCGTCGCAGTCCGGGCACTTTGCTCCGTTCTCGATTATGTCGGCATCGACTATGAACTCCGCGGTTTCAAAGACATTCAGGAACTGCGTGGCTTCTAA
- a CDS encoding sigma-70 family RNA polymerase sigma factor, with the protein MAGRTEAFDQLVLKYQDRLYRTLVRILGSSDDARDAAQEGFTQAFFKLNTFRGTAAFYSWLFRIAFNAAITQKRKQKRSATPIDPQENQSGQWLEDPHPDQHPPDVAERTERKQIVHQALNELQEEYRTPLILRELEGLSYGEIAELTDVPLGTVRSRIFRGRNELKQKLNALFQEAPLARVSESDHESSISESK; encoded by the coding sequence TTGGCAGGTCGTACTGAGGCGTTTGATCAGCTGGTTCTAAAATATCAGGACCGTCTGTATCGAACACTGGTGCGGATTCTGGGCTCCAGCGACGATGCGCGCGACGCCGCCCAGGAAGGCTTTACCCAGGCATTTTTCAAGTTGAACACATTCCGGGGAACAGCCGCCTTTTACTCCTGGCTGTTCCGCATCGCTTTTAATGCAGCGATTACCCAGAAACGAAAACAGAAACGATCCGCCACCCCCATTGATCCGCAGGAAAACCAGTCAGGTCAATGGCTGGAAGATCCTCACCCCGACCAACACCCTCCCGACGTGGCAGAACGCACCGAGCGCAAACAGATCGTCCACCAGGCGTTGAATGAATTACAGGAAGAATACCGGACCCCGCTGATTCTGCGGGAGCTGGAAGGTTTGTCATACGGAGAAATCGCAGAGCTCACGGACGTTCCACTGGGAACGGTCCGCAGCCGCATTTTTAGAGGAAGGAATGAACTGAAACAGAAACTGAACGCGTTGTTCCAGGAGGCACCCCTGGCCCGTGTTTCCGAGTCTGACCACGAGTCATCAATAAGTGAATCAAAATGA
- a CDS encoding class I SAM-dependent methyltransferase, producing MKPTSKLFRSDTFCFRCYSLALLVLIGLANSAAAAEPAATKQKPDTQDDRYSYRLDEHDPNGIGKFYLGREIARVMGYQGAPWLERTTREREERLSLLPKALKLQPGMDIADIGAGSGVISVILAEHVTPGGKIYAVDVQQEMLDLLKKKLDKMGVDNVVPVLGTQKSPGLKPESIDLAIMVDVYHEFEFPYEMMLEISKALKPKGRVVLVEYRKEDPTVPIKLVHKMSEAQAKKEVSRPELNLKWKETIGLLPRQHILVFEKTADE from the coding sequence ATGAAACCCACGTCGAAGCTTTTCCGATCCGATACGTTCTGCTTCCGGTGCTACTCACTGGCTCTCCTGGTCCTCATCGGTCTGGCCAACTCCGCAGCTGCCGCCGAGCCTGCTGCCACAAAACAGAAGCCCGACACGCAGGACGACCGCTATTCTTATCGTCTCGACGAACACGATCCCAACGGCATCGGCAAATTCTACCTGGGACGTGAAATCGCCCGCGTGATGGGTTACCAGGGCGCCCCCTGGCTGGAACGCACCACCCGCGAACGGGAAGAACGCCTGTCGTTGCTCCCCAAAGCACTCAAACTGCAACCCGGTATGGACATTGCCGACATCGGTGCGGGCAGCGGTGTGATCTCGGTGATCCTCGCCGAACATGTCACTCCGGGAGGAAAGATCTACGCCGTCGATGTGCAGCAGGAGATGCTCGACCTGCTCAAGAAAAAACTGGACAAAATGGGCGTCGATAACGTGGTGCCGGTGCTGGGAACACAGAAATCACCCGGTCTCAAACCGGAGTCCATCGACCTGGCAATCATGGTCGACGTCTACCATGAGTTCGAGTTTCCTTATGAGATGATGCTCGAGATCTCCAAGGCACTCAAACCTAAAGGCCGCGTCGTGCTGGTCGAATACCGCAAGGAAGATCCAACCGTCCCCATCAAGCTGGTTCATAAGATGTCCGAAGCCCAGGCAAAAAAAGAGGTCTCCCGCCCCGAACTGAATCTCAAGTGGAAAGAGACCATCGGCCTCCTTCCCCGCCAGCATATCCTCGTCTTTGAAAAGACAGCTGACGAATAA
- the panC gene encoding pantoate--beta-alanine ligase — translation MDTVAEIPELRQRVRAARQGGADIGFVPTMGALHQGHASLVEAARKECDFVVVSIFVNPTQFGPNEDFDKYPRTLAADLEKCQAAGADLVWTPTKDMMYPAHFSTHVDVETLTETLEGATRPHHFRGVTTVVTKLLLSCLPDKAYFGAKDYQQQAIVRRMCLDLNLPVEIVTCPIIRDADGLALSSRNAYLSAEERASGLSLSRALALAEERIASGETDLERIKTEMRELLSGTPLIKLDYATIADPDTLEELSTAQSRMVALIAAWSGSTRLIDNRELTADSQA, via the coding sequence ATGGATACGGTTGCTGAAATCCCGGAACTGCGTCAGCGAGTACGAGCTGCCCGCCAGGGAGGTGCCGACATCGGTTTTGTGCCGACCATGGGTGCCCTGCATCAGGGACATGCCAGCCTCGTGGAAGCCGCACGAAAAGAGTGCGATTTCGTCGTGGTTTCAATCTTCGTGAATCCGACACAGTTCGGCCCGAATGAAGATTTCGACAAGTACCCGCGGACGCTGGCTGCAGACCTGGAGAAATGCCAGGCTGCGGGGGCGGACCTGGTCTGGACGCCGACCAAAGACATGATGTATCCGGCTCACTTCTCAACGCATGTGGATGTGGAAACACTGACGGAGACTCTGGAGGGCGCAACCCGTCCGCATCACTTCCGTGGCGTCACGACCGTGGTCACCAAACTCCTGCTCAGCTGCCTGCCCGACAAAGCCTATTTCGGGGCGAAAGATTATCAGCAGCAGGCCATCGTAAGGCGGATGTGTCTCGATTTGAATCTTCCGGTGGAAATTGTCACGTGCCCTATCATCCGGGACGCAGATGGTCTGGCGCTGAGCAGTCGCAATGCTTATCTCTCAGCAGAAGAACGGGCATCGGGCTTGTCCCTTTCTCGAGCGCTGGCACTGGCTGAGGAGCGAATCGCCTCTGGTGAGACGGATCTCGAGCGCATCAAAACAGAAATGCGGGAGCTGCTGTCGGGAACGCCGCTGATCAAACTCGATTACGCGACGATCGCTGATCCAGATACCCTGGAAGAGCTCTCAACCGCGCAAAGCCGGATGGTCGCGTTGATCGCCGCCTGGTCCGGTTCCACACGATTGATCGATAATCGTGAGCTGACGGCTGATTCACAGGCTTGA
- a CDS encoding MraY family glycosyltransferase, protein MVFDSVITSTVMLIGVSVATLVGALLIIRLAPSLGLVQKPTNRCSHIQPTPRGGGLSFVVISLLATTVCLWNEVSSGSLLTVLLCGGALIAAIGFCDDLYQLSIKKRLGAQILIIAASVYTLLPAPAIELWGIRLQSDVICWGITALALVWWLNLFNFMDGIDGLAGMEATCILTTAGGLMYYQQGAASSLVLLPMLILTASLAGFILVNWAPAKIFMGDVGSTFLGYTLGMLAATTVYSGALNLWVWLILPGVFWVDATFTLLRRMLRGDRWYQAHQSHTYQRVSRYLVEPEGKNLTRKAAHRRVTLIALALNVCWLLPLATMALFWPVWGLPLVMIAWAPLVALAAYYGAGKPGNIPLPAEGNVSPSTLRKELPLKI, encoded by the coding sequence ATGGTGTTTGACAGTGTAATCACATCAACTGTGATGCTTATCGGCGTCTCCGTGGCGACTCTGGTCGGTGCGCTGCTGATCATCCGGCTGGCCCCCAGTCTTGGGTTGGTGCAGAAGCCCACCAATCGCTGTTCCCACATTCAACCTACGCCTCGCGGCGGTGGTCTCTCCTTTGTTGTGATCAGCCTGCTGGCGACCACGGTCTGCCTCTGGAATGAAGTCAGCTCCGGATCGCTGTTGACCGTACTGCTCTGCGGCGGTGCGCTGATCGCGGCGATTGGATTCTGTGACGATCTGTATCAGCTTTCGATTAAAAAACGCCTCGGAGCACAGATTCTGATTATCGCGGCCTCCGTTTATACACTCCTGCCGGCTCCCGCGATTGAACTCTGGGGAATCCGGCTGCAGTCCGATGTCATCTGCTGGGGAATCACAGCCCTGGCTCTGGTCTGGTGGCTGAACCTGTTTAATTTCATGGACGGCATCGACGGACTGGCGGGGATGGAAGCCACTTGCATTCTGACCACCGCCGGCGGCCTGATGTATTATCAACAGGGAGCCGCATCGTCACTGGTTCTGCTTCCCATGCTAATCCTGACTGCCAGCCTGGCGGGCTTCATCCTGGTTAACTGGGCTCCCGCGAAAATCTTTATGGGCGATGTCGGTAGTACCTTTCTGGGTTACACGCTGGGAATGCTGGCCGCAACCACCGTGTATTCCGGCGCCCTGAACCTCTGGGTCTGGCTCATCCTGCCTGGCGTCTTCTGGGTGGATGCCACGTTTACATTACTGCGGCGCATGCTGCGGGGAGATCGCTGGTACCAGGCACATCAGAGCCATACCTATCAACGCGTTTCCCGCTATCTGGTTGAACCGGAAGGGAAAAACCTGACCCGTAAAGCCGCACATCGCAGAGTCACTCTCATCGCACTGGCTCTGAATGTCTGCTGGCTCCTGCCGCTGGCAACGATGGCCCTGTTCTGGCCTGTCTGGGGACTGCCTCTGGTAATGATCGCCTGGGCGCCACTGGTGGCACTCGCCGCATACTATGGTGCAGGTAAGCCTGGAAATATTCCGCTGCCTGCCGAAGGGAATGTCTCCCCCTCTACGCTACGGAAAGAGCTGCCTCTCAAGATCTGA
- a CDS encoding anti-sigma factor family protein, whose translation MSSPSSNENLSAYFDRESSDEESRELESLLEESAAARQELHEFGEISRLIQETATESAPPELAPSIRKRIEQETLLNSTPATPATAPAPSGPSMLRYRIAVAISTCSSLAALVLFVLLLNIPEPNAGTSWQMPSTDQQTTLMSQAEPAPESDVALREGEQMDAFHNSFSYQGKPVADLKMKTAAAPPENAPSVSLRMSAPAAAKSELAQGQPGVGGAGLARKETADFAIKNTFAEQKVMQRMAEVQAQNRLTFPTIPPMTGLPSHIPMDAIRIGDVLPYFQDINGKVAVIEVRVVDVKQALGTMELLLSKNNIPVNQKKQSEVERQLNRLNSQNGNSAGEKKTEPAQEDELFAVFVEASDTQVASALNDLQKDLNQSQLLGLSLQPAIDESSLTESVKDLPRLLAENTAVEADTPFQAGDNQKQDSKVSDGASANDGLARSNENTGYQTRYRMQVPPEQLTRRAREYKQATPLPTLSQARSASPEAPLVASKPNQGLLPYAADQKLTTNQRSAGGDKPPVRVLFVFKNSQSQTPAVPPAPPASR comes from the coding sequence ATGAGTAGTCCATCATCTAACGAAAACCTGTCCGCCTACTTCGACCGGGAGTCCTCTGACGAGGAAAGCCGGGAGTTGGAGTCGCTGCTGGAAGAGTCAGCGGCAGCGCGACAGGAACTGCACGAGTTCGGTGAGATCTCCCGGTTGATCCAGGAGACAGCGACGGAATCTGCGCCCCCCGAACTGGCGCCCTCGATCCGCAAACGGATCGAACAGGAAACCCTGTTGAACTCCACTCCAGCTACACCCGCGACGGCTCCGGCCCCGTCTGGTCCTTCGATGCTGCGTTACCGGATTGCGGTCGCTATCAGTACCTGTTCTTCTCTGGCAGCCTTGGTCTTATTTGTTTTACTGCTGAATATTCCAGAGCCGAACGCAGGTACCAGCTGGCAGATGCCCTCTACCGATCAACAGACAACACTAATGAGTCAGGCCGAACCCGCTCCCGAATCAGATGTCGCGCTGCGGGAAGGTGAGCAGATGGACGCGTTTCATAACAGTTTCAGTTACCAGGGCAAACCGGTCGCAGACCTGAAAATGAAAACGGCGGCAGCTCCCCCTGAAAATGCGCCGTCTGTCTCCCTGCGGATGTCAGCCCCTGCCGCTGCAAAAAGCGAGCTGGCGCAAGGACAACCGGGGGTGGGCGGGGCTGGTCTGGCCCGTAAAGAGACGGCCGACTTTGCGATTAAAAACACGTTTGCAGAGCAGAAAGTCATGCAACGCATGGCGGAAGTCCAAGCCCAGAATCGTCTCACGTTTCCGACAATTCCTCCGATGACAGGTCTGCCCTCACATATTCCCATGGATGCGATTCGTATTGGCGACGTCTTGCCTTACTTCCAGGATATCAATGGCAAGGTTGCGGTGATCGAAGTACGTGTGGTCGATGTGAAACAGGCACTGGGCACCATGGAACTGCTGTTGAGCAAGAATAACATTCCGGTCAATCAGAAAAAACAGTCCGAAGTGGAACGTCAGCTGAATCGCCTGAATTCCCAGAACGGTAACAGCGCCGGTGAAAAGAAGACGGAACCGGCTCAAGAGGATGAACTGTTCGCGGTCTTCGTGGAAGCCTCCGATACACAGGTGGCCTCGGCGCTGAATGATTTACAGAAAGATCTGAATCAGAGTCAGTTGCTGGGCCTGTCCCTGCAGCCGGCCATTGATGAATCTTCACTGACGGAAAGCGTCAAAGACCTGCCACGTCTGCTGGCAGAAAACACGGCTGTCGAAGCTGACACCCCCTTCCAGGCGGGGGACAATCAAAAGCAGGATAGCAAAGTCAGCGACGGAGCTTCTGCTAACGATGGTCTGGCGCGTTCGAACGAAAATACAGGTTACCAGACCCGCTATCGGATGCAGGTACCTCCCGAACAGCTTACACGCCGCGCAAGAGAGTACAAACAAGCGACGCCACTCCCGACACTGAGCCAGGCCAGGTCTGCTTCACCCGAGGCCCCCCTGGTCGCTTCCAAGCCGAACCAGGGTCTGCTGCCGTACGCTGCTGATCAGAAACTGACAACGAACCAGCGATCTGCTGGCGGGGATAAACCCCCGGTCAGAGTGCTGTTTGTGTTTAAGAACAGTCAGAGCCAGACACCAGCTGTGCCTCCCGCTCCCCCGGCGTCCCGCTGA
- a CDS encoding SMP-30/gluconolactonase/LRE family protein, whose amino-acid sequence MKTIPLSCLLLVSSLLCLAPSQGHAQDSTNYPTLGEVIRIDPRLDQLIDKDAKIEVLSSGFDWSEGPVWVGDAKDGYLLFSDIPRNSVMKWKEGTGASLFMKPSGYTGVAPYGGEPGCNGLILDPQGRLVSCEHGDRRISVLTKEGGKRTMVDNYMGKRLNSPNDGTFKSNGDFYFTDPPYGLPDRYNDPRRELDFCGVYRLATDGTLTLLTKEMTRPNGIAFSPDEKTLYVAQSDPEAALWKAFPVNKDGTLGQSKVFGDVTENVGKLPGLPDGLKTDLKGNVFATGPGGCYIFSPEGDLLGRISTGERTANCAWGNDGSVLYLTADTYLVRIQTKTKGHVGPQKAK is encoded by the coding sequence ATGAAAACCATTCCACTCTCCTGTCTGCTACTGGTCTCAAGTCTCCTCTGCCTCGCCCCCTCCCAAGGGCACGCGCAGGACTCGACCAATTACCCCACACTGGGCGAAGTCATTCGCATCGATCCACGTCTCGATCAACTGATAGACAAGGATGCGAAGATTGAGGTTCTCTCCTCCGGCTTCGATTGGTCCGAAGGTCCTGTCTGGGTTGGAGATGCGAAAGACGGTTATCTGCTCTTTTCCGATATTCCCCGCAACTCAGTCATGAAATGGAAAGAGGGAACTGGTGCGTCTCTGTTCATGAAACCCTCGGGTTACACTGGAGTCGCTCCCTACGGAGGCGAGCCTGGCTGCAATGGTCTGATCCTGGATCCCCAGGGACGACTGGTCTCCTGTGAGCATGGCGATCGGCGGATTTCCGTCCTCACCAAAGAGGGGGGCAAGCGGACGATGGTCGACAACTACATGGGCAAACGCCTCAACAGCCCCAACGATGGTACATTCAAATCCAATGGGGATTTCTACTTCACCGATCCCCCGTACGGTCTGCCCGATCGTTATAACGATCCCCGTCGCGAACTCGACTTCTGTGGCGTCTACCGTCTGGCGACTGACGGAACCCTGACTCTGCTCACGAAAGAGATGACCCGCCCCAACGGCATCGCCTTCTCACCGGATGAAAAAACACTGTACGTCGCACAGTCCGATCCTGAAGCCGCGCTGTGGAAAGCATTCCCCGTCAATAAGGATGGGACACTGGGGCAGAGCAAGGTCTTCGGTGATGTCACCGAAAATGTCGGCAAGCTGCCCGGACTGCCCGATGGTCTGAAGACCGACCTCAAAGGCAACGTCTTCGCTACCGGACCAGGGGGCTGTTATATCTTCAGTCCCGAAGGTGATTTGCTGGGACGCATCAGCACCGGCGAACGGACCGCCAACTGTGCCTGGGGTAATGACGGTTCAGTCCTCTACCTCACCGCAGATACGTACCTGGTTCGCATTCAGACCAAGACCAAGGGACACGTCGGACCACAGAAGGCCAAATAA
- a CDS encoding GntR family transcriptional regulator: protein MLTESTELHSLQEDESLSLVDEVYQKLLLRIIRCELPGGTELKSTQLAREIGVSRTPVVQALARLQADGIVIQQKNHRAVVREGAENWLVEIHELRLLLEPSAAGMAAGRISAAEIQRLQELAAGVKACQQEYEDGDQSVEQVQKWGAASRNFDYALHLSIADHCGNLPICEAIHKCWSYKRVSYSAAGETPEIMTRGLYDHLVLLDSLKQQDAETASAAMTMHLRNASRMRPDRLIV from the coding sequence TTGCTGACCGAATCCACGGAATTGCACTCACTTCAGGAAGACGAGAGTCTCTCCCTGGTCGATGAGGTGTACCAGAAACTGTTGCTGCGGATTATTCGCTGTGAACTGCCCGGCGGAACCGAACTGAAGAGCACTCAACTCGCCCGTGAGATCGGCGTCAGCCGGACCCCGGTCGTTCAGGCCCTGGCACGCCTGCAGGCCGACGGGATCGTGATCCAGCAGAAAAATCACCGGGCCGTCGTCCGGGAAGGGGCCGAGAACTGGCTCGTGGAAATTCACGAACTCCGCCTGCTGCTCGAACCATCTGCCGCCGGGATGGCCGCCGGACGGATCAGCGCTGCAGAAATTCAGCGTCTGCAGGAACTGGCTGCCGGAGTCAAAGCCTGTCAGCAGGAGTACGAAGACGGCGATCAGTCTGTAGAACAGGTTCAGAAGTGGGGTGCCGCTTCCCGTAATTTCGACTACGCACTTCATCTGAGCATCGCAGACCATTGTGGTAATCTGCCGATCTGCGAAGCCATCCATAAATGCTGGAGCTATAAACGGGTATCCTACTCCGCAGCCGGGGAAACACCCGAAATCATGACGCGGGGGCTCTACGATCACCTGGTGCTCCTCGATTCACTGAAACAGCAGGATGCCGAGACCGCATCCGCCGCGATGACCATGCATTTACGAAATGCCTCCCGCATGCGACCTGATCGTTTGATTGTCTGA